The Gorilla gorilla gorilla isolate KB3781 chromosome 17, NHGRI_mGorGor1-v2.1_pri, whole genome shotgun sequence genome contains a region encoding:
- the MBD1 gene encoding methyl-CpG-binding domain protein 1 isoform X2 encodes MAEDWLDCPALGPGWKRREVFRKSGATCGRSDTYYQSPTGDRIRSKVELTRYLGPACDLTLFDFKQGILCYPAPKAHPVAVASKKRKKPSRPAKTRKRQVGPQSGEVRKEAPRDETKADTDTAPASFPAPGCCENCGISFSGDGTQRQRLKTLCKDCRAQRIAFNREQRMFKRVGCGECAACQVTEDCGACSTCLLQLPHDVASGLFCKCERRRCLRIVERSRGCGVCRGCQTQEDCGHCPICLRPPRPGLRRQWKCVQRRCLRHLAHRLRRRHQRCQRRTPLAVAPPTGKHARRKGGCDSKMAARRRPGAQPLPPPPPSQSPEPTEPHPRALAPSPPAEFIYYCVDEDELPYTNRRQNRKCGACAACLRRMDCGRCDFCCDKPKFGGSNQKRQKCRWRQCLQFAMKRLLPSVWSESEDGAGSPPPYRRRKRPSSARRHHLGPALKPTLATRTAQPDHTQAPAKQEAGGGFVLPPPGTDLVFLREGASSPVQVPGPVAASTEALLQEAQCSGLSWVVALPQVKQEKADTQDEWTPGTAVLTSPVLVPGCPSKAVDPGLPSVKQEPPDPEEDKEENKDDSASKLAPEEEAGGAGTPVITEIFSLGGTRFRDTAVWLPSLQGRHSGREDGCKVWETEDTVEPTSMSWNPRGWPGTHVSLSPSPASMMWVSCRRSWCPSSQS; translated from the exons ATGGCTGAGGACTGGCTGGACTGCccggccctgggccctggctggaAGCGCCGCGAAGTCTTTCGCAAGTCAGGGGCCACCTGTGGACGCTCAGACACCTATTACCAGAG CCCCACAGGAGACAGGATCCGAAGCAAAGTTGAGCTGACTCGATACCTGGGCCCTGCGTGTGATCTCACCCTCTTCGACTTCAAACAAGGCATCTTGTGCTATCCAGCCCCCAAG GCCCATCCCGTGGCGGTTGCCAGCAAGAAGCGAAAGAAGCCTTCAAGGCCAGCCAAGACTCGGAAACGTCAGGTTGGACCCCAGAGTGGTGAGGTCAGGAAGGAGGCCCCGAGGGATGAGACCAAGGCTGACACTGACACAGCCCCAGCTTCATTCCCTGCTCCTGG GTGCTGTGAGAACTGTGGAATCAGCTTCTCAGGGGATGGCACCCAAAGGCAGCGGCTCAAAACGTTGTGCAAAGACTGTCGAG CACAGAGAATTGCCTTCAACCGGGAACAGAGAATGTTTAAG CGTGTGGGCTGTGGGGAGTGTGCAGCCTGCCAGGTAACAGAAGACTGTGGGGCCTGCTCCACCTGCCTCCTGCAGCTGCCCCATGATGTGGCATCGGGGCTGTTCTGCAAGTGTGAACGGAGACGCTGCCTCCGCATTGTGGAAAGG AGCCGAGGGTGTGGAGTATGCCGGGGCTGTCAGACCCAAGAGGATTGTGGCCATTGCCCCATCTGCCTTCGCCCTCCCCGCCCTGGTCTCAGGCGCCAGTGGAAATGTGTCCAGCGACGTTGCCTACGG CACCTTGCTCACCGCCTGCGTCGCCGTCATCAGAGATGTCAGCGACGCACTCCCCTGGCTGTGGCTCCCCCAACT GGTAAACATGCCCGCCGCAAGGGAGGCTGTGACTCCAAGATGGCTGCCAGGCGGCGCCCCGGAGCCCAGCCACTGCCTCCGCCACCCCCATCACAGTCCCCAGAGCCCACAGAGCCG CACCCCAGAGCCCTGGCCCCCTCGCCACCTGCCGAGTTCATCTATTACTGTGTAGACGAGGACGAGCTA CCCTACACGAACCGCCGGCAGAACCGCAAGTGCGGGGCCTGTGCAGCCTGCCTACGGCGGATGGACTGTGGCCGCTGCGACTTCTGCTGCGACAAGCCCAAATTCGGGGGCAGCAACCAGAAGCGCCAGAAGTGTCGTTGGCGCCAATGCCTGCAGTTTGCCATG AAGCGGCTGCTGCCCAGTGTCTGGTCAGAGTCTGAGGATGGGGCAGGATCGCCCCCACCTTACCGTCGTCGAAAGAGGCCCAGCTCTGCCCGACGACACCATCTTGGCCCTGCCTTGAAGCCCACCTTGGCTACACGCACAGCCCAACCAGACCATACCCAGGCTCCAGCGAAGCAGGAAGCAGGTGGTGGCTTTGTGCTGCCCCCGCCTGGCACTGACCTTGTGTTTTTACGGGAAGGCGCAAGCAGTCCTGTGCAGGTGCCGGGCCCTGTTGCAGCTTCCACAGAAGCCCTGTTGCAG GAGGCCCAGTGCTCTGGCCTGAGTTGGGTTGTGGCCTTACCCCAGGTGAAGCAAGAGAAGGCGGATACCCAGGACGAGTGGACACCAGGCACAGCTGTCCTGACTTCTCCCGTATTGGTGCCTGGCTGCCCTAGCAAG GCAGTAGACCCAGGCCTGCCTTCTGTGAAGCAAGAGCCACCTGACCCTGAGGAGGACAAGGAGGAAAACAAGGATGATTCTGCCTCCAAATTGGCCCCAGAAGAAGAGGCAGGAGGGGCTGGCACACCCGTG ATCACGGAGATTTTCAGCCTGGGTGGAACCCGCTTCCGAGATACAGCAGTCTGGTTGCCAAG
- the MBD1 gene encoding methyl-CpG-binding domain protein 1 isoform X24, translating into MAEDWLDCPALGPGWKRREVFRKSGATCGRSDTYYQSPTGDRIRSKVELTRYLGPACDLTLFDFKQGILCYPAPKAHPVAVASKKRKKPSRPAKTRKRQVGPQSGEVRKEAPRDETKADTDTAPASFPAPGCCENCGISFSGDGTQRQRLKTLCKDCRAQRIAFNREQRMFKRVGCGECAACQVTEDCGACSTCLLQLPHDVASGLFCKCERRRCLRIVERSRGCGVCRGCQTQEDCGHCPICLRPPRPGLRRQWKCVQRRCLRHLAHRLRRRHQRCQRRTPLAVAPPTGKHARRKGGCDSKMAARRRPGAQPLPPPPPSQSPEPTEPHPRALAPSPPAEFIYYCVDEDELQPYTNRRQNRKCGACAACLRRMDCGRCDFCCDKPKFGGSNQKRQKCRWRQCLQFAMKRLLPSVWSESEDGAGSPPPYRRRKRPSSARRHHLGPALKPTLATRTAQPDHTQAPAKQEAGGGFVLPPPGTDLVFLREGASSPVQVPGPVAASTEALLQAVDPGLPSVKQEPPDPEEDKEENKDDSASKLAPEEEAGGAGTPVITEIFSLGGTRFRDTAVWLPRAGTREGKMDVKCGRPRTQWSPRA; encoded by the exons ATGGCTGAGGACTGGCTGGACTGCccggccctgggccctggctggaAGCGCCGCGAAGTCTTTCGCAAGTCAGGGGCCACCTGTGGACGCTCAGACACCTATTACCAGAG CCCCACAGGAGACAGGATCCGAAGCAAAGTTGAGCTGACTCGATACCTGGGCCCTGCGTGTGATCTCACCCTCTTCGACTTCAAACAAGGCATCTTGTGCTATCCAGCCCCCAAG GCCCATCCCGTGGCGGTTGCCAGCAAGAAGCGAAAGAAGCCTTCAAGGCCAGCCAAGACTCGGAAACGTCAGGTTGGACCCCAGAGTGGTGAGGTCAGGAAGGAGGCCCCGAGGGATGAGACCAAGGCTGACACTGACACAGCCCCAGCTTCATTCCCTGCTCCTGG GTGCTGTGAGAACTGTGGAATCAGCTTCTCAGGGGATGGCACCCAAAGGCAGCGGCTCAAAACGTTGTGCAAAGACTGTCGAG CACAGAGAATTGCCTTCAACCGGGAACAGAGAATGTTTAAG CGTGTGGGCTGTGGGGAGTGTGCAGCCTGCCAGGTAACAGAAGACTGTGGGGCCTGCTCCACCTGCCTCCTGCAGCTGCCCCATGATGTGGCATCGGGGCTGTTCTGCAAGTGTGAACGGAGACGCTGCCTCCGCATTGTGGAAAGG AGCCGAGGGTGTGGAGTATGCCGGGGCTGTCAGACCCAAGAGGATTGTGGCCATTGCCCCATCTGCCTTCGCCCTCCCCGCCCTGGTCTCAGGCGCCAGTGGAAATGTGTCCAGCGACGTTGCCTACGG CACCTTGCTCACCGCCTGCGTCGCCGTCATCAGAGATGTCAGCGACGCACTCCCCTGGCTGTGGCTCCCCCAACT GGTAAACATGCCCGCCGCAAGGGAGGCTGTGACTCCAAGATGGCTGCCAGGCGGCGCCCCGGAGCCCAGCCACTGCCTCCGCCACCCCCATCACAGTCCCCAGAGCCCACAGAGCCG CACCCCAGAGCCCTGGCCCCCTCGCCACCTGCCGAGTTCATCTATTACTGTGTAGACGAGGACGAGCTA caGCCCTACACGAACCGCCGGCAGAACCGCAAGTGCGGGGCCTGTGCAGCCTGCCTACGGCGGATGGACTGTGGCCGCTGCGACTTCTGCTGCGACAAGCCCAAATTCGGGGGCAGCAACCAGAAGCGCCAGAAGTGTCGTTGGCGCCAATGCCTGCAGTTTGCCATG AAGCGGCTGCTGCCCAGTGTCTGGTCAGAGTCTGAGGATGGGGCAGGATCGCCCCCACCTTACCGTCGTCGAAAGAGGCCCAGCTCTGCCCGACGACACCATCTTGGCCCTGCCTTGAAGCCCACCTTGGCTACACGCACAGCCCAACCAGACCATACCCAGGCTCCAGCGAAGCAGGAAGCAGGTGGTGGCTTTGTGCTGCCCCCGCCTGGCACTGACCTTGTGTTTTTACGGGAAGGCGCAAGCAGTCCTGTGCAGGTGCCGGGCCCTGTTGCAGCTTCCACAGAAGCCCTGTTGCAG GCAGTAGACCCAGGCCTGCCTTCTGTGAAGCAAGAGCCACCTGACCCTGAGGAGGACAAGGAGGAAAACAAGGATGATTCTGCCTCCAAATTGGCCCCAGAAGAAGAGGCAGGAGGGGCTGGCACACCCGTG ATCACGGAGATTTTCAGCCTGGGTGGAACCCGCTTCCGAGATACAGCAGTCTGGTTGCCAAG
- the MBD1 gene encoding methyl-CpG-binding domain protein 1 isoform X36: MAEDWLDCPALGPGWKRREVFRKSGATCGRSDTYYQSPTGDRIRSKVELTRYLGPACDLTLFDFKQGILCYPAPKAHPVAVASKKRKKPSRPAKTRKRQVGPQSGEVRKEAPRDETKADTDTAPASFPAPGCCENCGISFSGDGTQRQRLKTLCKDCRAQRIAFNREQRMFKRVGCGECAACQVTEDCGACSTCLLQLPHDVASGLFCKCERRRCLRIVERSRGCGVCRGCQTQEDCGHCPICLRPPRPGLRRQWKCVQRRCLRHLAHRLRRRHQRCQRRTPLAVAPPTGKHARRKGGCDSKMAARRRPGAQPLPPPPPSQSPEPTEPHPRALAPSPPAEFIYYCVDEDELKRLLPSVWSESEDGAGSPPPYRRRKRPSSARRHHLGPALKPTLATRTAQPDHTQAPAKQEAGGGFVLPPPGTDLVFLREGASSPVQVPGPVAASTEALLQVKQEKADTQDEWTPGTAVLTSPVLVPGCPSKAVDPGLPSVKQEPPDPEEDKEENKDDSASKLAPEEEAGGAGTPVITEIFSLGGTRFRDTAVWLPRSKDLKKPGARKQ, translated from the exons ATGGCTGAGGACTGGCTGGACTGCccggccctgggccctggctggaAGCGCCGCGAAGTCTTTCGCAAGTCAGGGGCCACCTGTGGACGCTCAGACACCTATTACCAGAG CCCCACAGGAGACAGGATCCGAAGCAAAGTTGAGCTGACTCGATACCTGGGCCCTGCGTGTGATCTCACCCTCTTCGACTTCAAACAAGGCATCTTGTGCTATCCAGCCCCCAAG GCCCATCCCGTGGCGGTTGCCAGCAAGAAGCGAAAGAAGCCTTCAAGGCCAGCCAAGACTCGGAAACGTCAGGTTGGACCCCAGAGTGGTGAGGTCAGGAAGGAGGCCCCGAGGGATGAGACCAAGGCTGACACTGACACAGCCCCAGCTTCATTCCCTGCTCCTGG GTGCTGTGAGAACTGTGGAATCAGCTTCTCAGGGGATGGCACCCAAAGGCAGCGGCTCAAAACGTTGTGCAAAGACTGTCGAG CACAGAGAATTGCCTTCAACCGGGAACAGAGAATGTTTAAG CGTGTGGGCTGTGGGGAGTGTGCAGCCTGCCAGGTAACAGAAGACTGTGGGGCCTGCTCCACCTGCCTCCTGCAGCTGCCCCATGATGTGGCATCGGGGCTGTTCTGCAAGTGTGAACGGAGACGCTGCCTCCGCATTGTGGAAAGG AGCCGAGGGTGTGGAGTATGCCGGGGCTGTCAGACCCAAGAGGATTGTGGCCATTGCCCCATCTGCCTTCGCCCTCCCCGCCCTGGTCTCAGGCGCCAGTGGAAATGTGTCCAGCGACGTTGCCTACGG CACCTTGCTCACCGCCTGCGTCGCCGTCATCAGAGATGTCAGCGACGCACTCCCCTGGCTGTGGCTCCCCCAACT GGTAAACATGCCCGCCGCAAGGGAGGCTGTGACTCCAAGATGGCTGCCAGGCGGCGCCCCGGAGCCCAGCCACTGCCTCCGCCACCCCCATCACAGTCCCCAGAGCCCACAGAGCCG CACCCCAGAGCCCTGGCCCCCTCGCCACCTGCCGAGTTCATCTATTACTGTGTAGACGAGGACGAGCTA AAGCGGCTGCTGCCCAGTGTCTGGTCAGAGTCTGAGGATGGGGCAGGATCGCCCCCACCTTACCGTCGTCGAAAGAGGCCCAGCTCTGCCCGACGACACCATCTTGGCCCTGCCTTGAAGCCCACCTTGGCTACACGCACAGCCCAACCAGACCATACCCAGGCTCCAGCGAAGCAGGAAGCAGGTGGTGGCTTTGTGCTGCCCCCGCCTGGCACTGACCTTGTGTTTTTACGGGAAGGCGCAAGCAGTCCTGTGCAGGTGCCGGGCCCTGTTGCAGCTTCCACAGAAGCCCTGTTGCAG GTGAAGCAAGAGAAGGCGGATACCCAGGACGAGTGGACACCAGGCACAGCTGTCCTGACTTCTCCCGTATTGGTGCCTGGCTGCCCTAGCAAG GCAGTAGACCCAGGCCTGCCTTCTGTGAAGCAAGAGCCACCTGACCCTGAGGAGGACAAGGAGGAAAACAAGGATGATTCTGCCTCCAAATTGGCCCCAGAAGAAGAGGCAGGAGGGGCTGGCACACCCGTG ATCACGGAGATTTTCAGCCTGGGTGGAACCCGCTTCCGAGATACAGCAGTCTGGTTGCCAAG
- the MBD1 gene encoding methyl-CpG-binding domain protein 1 isoform X31: protein MAEDWLDCPALGPGWKRREVFRKSGATCGRSDTYYQSPTGDRIRSKVELTRYLGPACDLTLFDFKQGILCYPAPKAHPVAVASKKRKKPSRPAKTRKRQVGPQSGEVRKEAPRDETKADTDTAPASFPAPGCCENCGISFSGDGTQRQRLKTLCKDCRAQRIAFNREQRMFKRVGCGECAACQVTEDCGACSTCLLQLPHDVASGLFCKCERRRCLRIVERSRGCGVCRGCQTQEDCGHCPICLRPPRPGLRRQWKCVQRRCLRHLAHRLRRRHQRCQRRTPLAVAPPTGKHARRKGGCDSKMAARRRPGAQPLPPPPPSQSPEPTEPHPRALAPSPPAEFIYYCVDEDELKRLLPSVWSESEDGAGSPPPYRRRKRPSSARRHHLGPALKPTLATRTAQPDHTQAPAKQEAGGGFVLPPPGTDLVFLREGASSPVQVPGPVAASTEALLQEAQCSGLSWVVALPQVKQEKADTQDEWTPGTAVLTSPVLVPGCPSKAVDPGLPSVKQEPPDPEEDKEENKDDSASKLAPEEEAGGAGTPVITEIFSLGGTRFRDTAVWLPRSKDLKKPGARKQ, encoded by the exons ATGGCTGAGGACTGGCTGGACTGCccggccctgggccctggctggaAGCGCCGCGAAGTCTTTCGCAAGTCAGGGGCCACCTGTGGACGCTCAGACACCTATTACCAGAG CCCCACAGGAGACAGGATCCGAAGCAAAGTTGAGCTGACTCGATACCTGGGCCCTGCGTGTGATCTCACCCTCTTCGACTTCAAACAAGGCATCTTGTGCTATCCAGCCCCCAAG GCCCATCCCGTGGCGGTTGCCAGCAAGAAGCGAAAGAAGCCTTCAAGGCCAGCCAAGACTCGGAAACGTCAGGTTGGACCCCAGAGTGGTGAGGTCAGGAAGGAGGCCCCGAGGGATGAGACCAAGGCTGACACTGACACAGCCCCAGCTTCATTCCCTGCTCCTGG GTGCTGTGAGAACTGTGGAATCAGCTTCTCAGGGGATGGCACCCAAAGGCAGCGGCTCAAAACGTTGTGCAAAGACTGTCGAG CACAGAGAATTGCCTTCAACCGGGAACAGAGAATGTTTAAG CGTGTGGGCTGTGGGGAGTGTGCAGCCTGCCAGGTAACAGAAGACTGTGGGGCCTGCTCCACCTGCCTCCTGCAGCTGCCCCATGATGTGGCATCGGGGCTGTTCTGCAAGTGTGAACGGAGACGCTGCCTCCGCATTGTGGAAAGG AGCCGAGGGTGTGGAGTATGCCGGGGCTGTCAGACCCAAGAGGATTGTGGCCATTGCCCCATCTGCCTTCGCCCTCCCCGCCCTGGTCTCAGGCGCCAGTGGAAATGTGTCCAGCGACGTTGCCTACGG CACCTTGCTCACCGCCTGCGTCGCCGTCATCAGAGATGTCAGCGACGCACTCCCCTGGCTGTGGCTCCCCCAACT GGTAAACATGCCCGCCGCAAGGGAGGCTGTGACTCCAAGATGGCTGCCAGGCGGCGCCCCGGAGCCCAGCCACTGCCTCCGCCACCCCCATCACAGTCCCCAGAGCCCACAGAGCCG CACCCCAGAGCCCTGGCCCCCTCGCCACCTGCCGAGTTCATCTATTACTGTGTAGACGAGGACGAGCTA AAGCGGCTGCTGCCCAGTGTCTGGTCAGAGTCTGAGGATGGGGCAGGATCGCCCCCACCTTACCGTCGTCGAAAGAGGCCCAGCTCTGCCCGACGACACCATCTTGGCCCTGCCTTGAAGCCCACCTTGGCTACACGCACAGCCCAACCAGACCATACCCAGGCTCCAGCGAAGCAGGAAGCAGGTGGTGGCTTTGTGCTGCCCCCGCCTGGCACTGACCTTGTGTTTTTACGGGAAGGCGCAAGCAGTCCTGTGCAGGTGCCGGGCCCTGTTGCAGCTTCCACAGAAGCCCTGTTGCAG GAGGCCCAGTGCTCTGGCCTGAGTTGGGTTGTGGCCTTACCCCAGGTGAAGCAAGAGAAGGCGGATACCCAGGACGAGTGGACACCAGGCACAGCTGTCCTGACTTCTCCCGTATTGGTGCCTGGCTGCCCTAGCAAG GCAGTAGACCCAGGCCTGCCTTCTGTGAAGCAAGAGCCACCTGACCCTGAGGAGGACAAGGAGGAAAACAAGGATGATTCTGCCTCCAAATTGGCCCCAGAAGAAGAGGCAGGAGGGGCTGGCACACCCGTG ATCACGGAGATTTTCAGCCTGGGTGGAACCCGCTTCCGAGATACAGCAGTCTGGTTGCCAAG
- the MBD1 gene encoding methyl-CpG-binding domain protein 1 isoform X5: MAEDWLDCPALGPGWKRREVFRKSGATCGRSDTYYQSPTGDRIRSKVELTRYLGPACDLTLFDFKQGILCYPAPKAHPVAVASKKRKKPSRPAKTRKRQVGPQSGEVRKEAPRDETKADTDTAPASFPAPGCCENCGISFSGDGTQRQRLKTLCKDCRAQRIAFNREQRMFKRVGCGECAACQVTEDCGACSTCLLQLPHDVASGLFCKCERRRCLRIVERSRGCGVCRGCQTQEDCGHCPICLRPPRPGLRRQWKCVQRRCLRGKHARRKGGCDSKMAARRRPGAQPLPPPPPSQSPEPTEPHPRALAPSPPAEFIYYCVDEDELPYTNRRQNRKCGACAACLRRMDCGRCDFCCDKPKFGGSNQKRQKCRWRQCLQFAMKRLLPSVWSESEDGAGSPPPYRRRKRPSSARRHHLGPALKPTLATRTAQPDHTQAPAKQEAGGGFVLPPPGTDLVFLREGASSPVQVPGPVAASTEALLQEAQCSGLSWVVALPQVKQEKADTQDEWTPGTAVLTSPVLVPGCPSKAVDPGLPSVKQEPPDPEEDKEENKDDSASKLAPEEEAGGAGTPVITEIFSLGGTRFRDTAVWLPSLQGRHSGREDGCKVWETEDTVEPTSMSWNPRGWPGTHVSLSPSPASMMWVSCRRSWCPSSQS; the protein is encoded by the exons ATGGCTGAGGACTGGCTGGACTGCccggccctgggccctggctggaAGCGCCGCGAAGTCTTTCGCAAGTCAGGGGCCACCTGTGGACGCTCAGACACCTATTACCAGAG CCCCACAGGAGACAGGATCCGAAGCAAAGTTGAGCTGACTCGATACCTGGGCCCTGCGTGTGATCTCACCCTCTTCGACTTCAAACAAGGCATCTTGTGCTATCCAGCCCCCAAG GCCCATCCCGTGGCGGTTGCCAGCAAGAAGCGAAAGAAGCCTTCAAGGCCAGCCAAGACTCGGAAACGTCAGGTTGGACCCCAGAGTGGTGAGGTCAGGAAGGAGGCCCCGAGGGATGAGACCAAGGCTGACACTGACACAGCCCCAGCTTCATTCCCTGCTCCTGG GTGCTGTGAGAACTGTGGAATCAGCTTCTCAGGGGATGGCACCCAAAGGCAGCGGCTCAAAACGTTGTGCAAAGACTGTCGAG CACAGAGAATTGCCTTCAACCGGGAACAGAGAATGTTTAAG CGTGTGGGCTGTGGGGAGTGTGCAGCCTGCCAGGTAACAGAAGACTGTGGGGCCTGCTCCACCTGCCTCCTGCAGCTGCCCCATGATGTGGCATCGGGGCTGTTCTGCAAGTGTGAACGGAGACGCTGCCTCCGCATTGTGGAAAGG AGCCGAGGGTGTGGAGTATGCCGGGGCTGTCAGACCCAAGAGGATTGTGGCCATTGCCCCATCTGCCTTCGCCCTCCCCGCCCTGGTCTCAGGCGCCAGTGGAAATGTGTCCAGCGACGTTGCCTACGG GGTAAACATGCCCGCCGCAAGGGAGGCTGTGACTCCAAGATGGCTGCCAGGCGGCGCCCCGGAGCCCAGCCACTGCCTCCGCCACCCCCATCACAGTCCCCAGAGCCCACAGAGCCG CACCCCAGAGCCCTGGCCCCCTCGCCACCTGCCGAGTTCATCTATTACTGTGTAGACGAGGACGAGCTA CCCTACACGAACCGCCGGCAGAACCGCAAGTGCGGGGCCTGTGCAGCCTGCCTACGGCGGATGGACTGTGGCCGCTGCGACTTCTGCTGCGACAAGCCCAAATTCGGGGGCAGCAACCAGAAGCGCCAGAAGTGTCGTTGGCGCCAATGCCTGCAGTTTGCCATG AAGCGGCTGCTGCCCAGTGTCTGGTCAGAGTCTGAGGATGGGGCAGGATCGCCCCCACCTTACCGTCGTCGAAAGAGGCCCAGCTCTGCCCGACGACACCATCTTGGCCCTGCCTTGAAGCCCACCTTGGCTACACGCACAGCCCAACCAGACCATACCCAGGCTCCAGCGAAGCAGGAAGCAGGTGGTGGCTTTGTGCTGCCCCCGCCTGGCACTGACCTTGTGTTTTTACGGGAAGGCGCAAGCAGTCCTGTGCAGGTGCCGGGCCCTGTTGCAGCTTCCACAGAAGCCCTGTTGCAG GAGGCCCAGTGCTCTGGCCTGAGTTGGGTTGTGGCCTTACCCCAGGTGAAGCAAGAGAAGGCGGATACCCAGGACGAGTGGACACCAGGCACAGCTGTCCTGACTTCTCCCGTATTGGTGCCTGGCTGCCCTAGCAAG GCAGTAGACCCAGGCCTGCCTTCTGTGAAGCAAGAGCCACCTGACCCTGAGGAGGACAAGGAGGAAAACAAGGATGATTCTGCCTCCAAATTGGCCCCAGAAGAAGAGGCAGGAGGGGCTGGCACACCCGTG ATCACGGAGATTTTCAGCCTGGGTGGAACCCGCTTCCGAGATACAGCAGTCTGGTTGCCAAG
- the MBD1 gene encoding methyl-CpG-binding domain protein 1 isoform X10: MAEDWLDCPALGPGWKRREVFRKSGATCGRSDTYYQSPTGDRIRSKVELTRYLGPACDLTLFDFKQGILCYPAPKAHPVAVASKKRKKPSRPAKTRKRQVGPQSGEVRKEAPRDETKADTDTAPASFPAPGCCENCGISFSGDGTQRQRLKTLCKDCRAQRIAFNREQRMFKRVGCGECAACQVTEDCGACSTCLLQLPHDVASGLFCKCERRRCLRIVERSRGCGVCRGCQTQEDCGHCPICLRPPRPGLRRQWKCVQRRCLRHLAHRLRRRHQRCQRRTPLAVAPPTGKHARRKGGCDSKMAARRRPGAQPLPPPPPSQSPEPTEPHPRALAPSPPAEFIYYCVDEDELPYTNRRQNRKCGACAACLRRMDCGRCDFCCDKPKFGGSNQKRQKCRWRQCLQFAMKRLLPSVWSESEDGAGSPPPYRRRKRPSSARRHHLGPALKPTLATRTAQPDHTQAPAKQEAGGGFVLPPPGTDLVFLREGASSPVQVPGPVAASTEALLQEAQCSGLSWVVALPQVKQEKADTQDEWTPGTAVLTSPVLVPGCPSKAVDPGLPSVKQEPPDPEEDKEENKDDSASKLAPEEEAGGAGTPVITEIFSLGGTRFRDTAVWLPRSKDLKKPGARKQ, translated from the exons ATGGCTGAGGACTGGCTGGACTGCccggccctgggccctggctggaAGCGCCGCGAAGTCTTTCGCAAGTCAGGGGCCACCTGTGGACGCTCAGACACCTATTACCAGAG CCCCACAGGAGACAGGATCCGAAGCAAAGTTGAGCTGACTCGATACCTGGGCCCTGCGTGTGATCTCACCCTCTTCGACTTCAAACAAGGCATCTTGTGCTATCCAGCCCCCAAG GCCCATCCCGTGGCGGTTGCCAGCAAGAAGCGAAAGAAGCCTTCAAGGCCAGCCAAGACTCGGAAACGTCAGGTTGGACCCCAGAGTGGTGAGGTCAGGAAGGAGGCCCCGAGGGATGAGACCAAGGCTGACACTGACACAGCCCCAGCTTCATTCCCTGCTCCTGG GTGCTGTGAGAACTGTGGAATCAGCTTCTCAGGGGATGGCACCCAAAGGCAGCGGCTCAAAACGTTGTGCAAAGACTGTCGAG CACAGAGAATTGCCTTCAACCGGGAACAGAGAATGTTTAAG CGTGTGGGCTGTGGGGAGTGTGCAGCCTGCCAGGTAACAGAAGACTGTGGGGCCTGCTCCACCTGCCTCCTGCAGCTGCCCCATGATGTGGCATCGGGGCTGTTCTGCAAGTGTGAACGGAGACGCTGCCTCCGCATTGTGGAAAGG AGCCGAGGGTGTGGAGTATGCCGGGGCTGTCAGACCCAAGAGGATTGTGGCCATTGCCCCATCTGCCTTCGCCCTCCCCGCCCTGGTCTCAGGCGCCAGTGGAAATGTGTCCAGCGACGTTGCCTACGG CACCTTGCTCACCGCCTGCGTCGCCGTCATCAGAGATGTCAGCGACGCACTCCCCTGGCTGTGGCTCCCCCAACT GGTAAACATGCCCGCCGCAAGGGAGGCTGTGACTCCAAGATGGCTGCCAGGCGGCGCCCCGGAGCCCAGCCACTGCCTCCGCCACCCCCATCACAGTCCCCAGAGCCCACAGAGCCG CACCCCAGAGCCCTGGCCCCCTCGCCACCTGCCGAGTTCATCTATTACTGTGTAGACGAGGACGAGCTA CCCTACACGAACCGCCGGCAGAACCGCAAGTGCGGGGCCTGTGCAGCCTGCCTACGGCGGATGGACTGTGGCCGCTGCGACTTCTGCTGCGACAAGCCCAAATTCGGGGGCAGCAACCAGAAGCGCCAGAAGTGTCGTTGGCGCCAATGCCTGCAGTTTGCCATG AAGCGGCTGCTGCCCAGTGTCTGGTCAGAGTCTGAGGATGGGGCAGGATCGCCCCCACCTTACCGTCGTCGAAAGAGGCCCAGCTCTGCCCGACGACACCATCTTGGCCCTGCCTTGAAGCCCACCTTGGCTACACGCACAGCCCAACCAGACCATACCCAGGCTCCAGCGAAGCAGGAAGCAGGTGGTGGCTTTGTGCTGCCCCCGCCTGGCACTGACCTTGTGTTTTTACGGGAAGGCGCAAGCAGTCCTGTGCAGGTGCCGGGCCCTGTTGCAGCTTCCACAGAAGCCCTGTTGCAG GAGGCCCAGTGCTCTGGCCTGAGTTGGGTTGTGGCCTTACCCCAGGTGAAGCAAGAGAAGGCGGATACCCAGGACGAGTGGACACCAGGCACAGCTGTCCTGACTTCTCCCGTATTGGTGCCTGGCTGCCCTAGCAAG GCAGTAGACCCAGGCCTGCCTTCTGTGAAGCAAGAGCCACCTGACCCTGAGGAGGACAAGGAGGAAAACAAGGATGATTCTGCCTCCAAATTGGCCCCAGAAGAAGAGGCAGGAGGGGCTGGCACACCCGTG ATCACGGAGATTTTCAGCCTGGGTGGAACCCGCTTCCGAGATACAGCAGTCTGGTTGCCAAG